From Osmerus eperlanus chromosome 28, fOsmEpe2.1, whole genome shotgun sequence, the proteins below share one genomic window:
- the wdr54 gene encoding WD repeat-containing protein 54 translates to MYHKEKSIQIKSSASALYNNLSVLRIAPRNLTYFSVVHANVVNMVSASWDGLNYSHRQLQSKEGNVATSSSLIMQAAWCVLPSRELLVLTSQKGIQMYESDGSIMVYWHALDTPEAPTAQAVFARGIAAVREKYICVGVSSGAILVFDVPSKGSNITLSEVLEEHKESITDMASECSGSLECIADMVSADASGLLCVWKSGEDFQLLNKIPGFDMCCSSVKLWKGTVVAAYGTGQIRLYEAVTGIVHVEVNAHARWIYSLDIAPFSGLLLSAAEDSFVRVWHLTMTPESNSVEIAHMYNECVTDTQICGAKFCDGDGYAFAVTGYDLSEIIRYTQA, encoded by the exons ATGTACCACAAAGAGAAGAGCATTCAGATCAAAAGCAGCGCGTCCGCTCTGTACAACAACCTGAGTGTCCTGCGGATAGCCCCGCGGAACCTCACTTACTTCTCTGTGGTCCATGCCAACGTGGTCAACATGGTCAGCGCGTCCTGGGACGGCCTCAACTATTCTCACCGCCAGCTGCAGTCTAAGGAGGGCAACGTTGCCACCAGCTCATCTCTCATTATGCAG GCCGCCTGGTGTGTCTTACcctcacgtgagctcctggtgCTGACATCTCAGAAGGGCATTCAG aTGTATGAGTCTGATGGCTCCATCATGGTGTACTGGCACGCTCTCGACACTCCAGAAGCCCCAACAG CTCAGGCCGTGTTCGCCCGAGGGATCGCAGCAGTGCGGGAAAAATACATCTGCGTGG gcGTGTCGTCAGGAGCCATCCTGGTGTTTGACGTTCCCAGCAAAGGCAGCAACATCACCCTGTCGGAGGTGCTGGAGGAGCACAAGGAGTCCATCACCGACATGGCCTCGGAATGTTCTGGAAGCCTG gAGTGCATCGCAGACATGGTCAGTGCGGACGCCTCGGGCCTCCTCTGCGTGTGGAAGTCAGGGGAGGACTTCCAGCTGCTCAACAAAATCCCCGGTTTTGA taTGTGCTGCTCCTCCGTCAAGCTGTGGAAGGGGACGGTGGTGGCGGCCTATGGCACGGGCCAGATCCGTCTGTACGAGGCCGTGACGGGCATCGTGCACGTGGAGGTGAACGCCCACGCGCGCTGGATCTACTCTCTGGACATCGCCCCCTTCTCTGGCCTG cTGCTGTCGGCCGCTGAGGACTCTTTTGTGAGGGTCTGGCACCTGACCATGACCCCAGAGAGCAACAGTGTTGAG ATCGCCCACATGTACAACGAGTGTGTGACAGACACCCAGATCTGCGGGGCCAAGTTCTGCGACGGGGACGGCTACGCCTTCGCCGTGACGGGATACGACCTGAGCGAGATCATTCGCTACACGCAGGCCTAG
- the LOC134015201 gene encoding uncharacterized protein C2orf81 homolog, translating into MSRAASKTRPEKGRTPSVPAQPPPPSHSPDVVVDIVPGRLTQANWVSMQGQEEGEEAVMDILNELLGHVMDRCYDVYLQNQLVPFTVAKVRDLLVHIIEWNFLNQDKGEGPEDAPTWTEDSEPLPSTTESWAQGCVSVKYATAPKHPLQRTPVPRVTRKTDQRSNQRSWMTAHPSTSPKFFGKARQSKEPPGYRGYKLPLDPPLKNEEPKKSLTESSSTKPSLHRLQSSLHSRKGSVDDEEKEGGGEQGEGEERTTDSSLLKLARQSEDFPAMPRVDPAHLPRHRVWPQYEVLDTSPSKQHARRTREPPAVPGGRRPDRQNIRHAQALKPLLRYGAPSQVNRRNDVSGAVWLSLRERHILTGGRSEGIIPFSGTLMLDTMELAPGVSVKGPQGTRSRPLKGNPAQLEPSAESRPIRINVPVPVFPLEQLTAGATPRVTPLL; encoded by the exons ATGTCCCGTGCAGCGTCAAAGACTCGTCCCGAGAAAGGGCGCACCCCTTCAGTTCCTgcacagcctcctccaccaAGCCACAGTCCTGATGTTGTCGTGGACATCGTCCCTGGCCGCCTCACTCAGGCCAACTGGGTGTCCATGCAGgggcaggaggaaggagaggaggcggtCATGGATATCCTGAATGAGTTACTTGGTCATGTCATGGACAGGTGTTATGATGTGTACCTTCAGAACCAG CTAGTGCCATTCACAGTGGCCAAGGTCAGAGATTTACTGGTTCACATCATAGAGTGGAACTTCCTGAATCAGGACAAAGGGGAGGGACCAGAAGATGCTCCCACTTGGACTGAGGACTCAGAGCCCCTGCCGTCAACAACAGAATCCTGGGCACAaggctgtgtgtctgttaaATATGCCACAGCCCCCAAACACCCTCTTCAG agaACTCCTGTTCCTCGCGTCACTAGGAAGACAGACCAACGATCGAATCAGAGATCTTGGATGACGGCCCATCCAAGCACCTCTCCAAAGTTCTTCGGGAAAGCAAGACAAAGCAAAGAGCCTCCAGGGTATAGGGGTTATAAACTCCCCCTCGACCCCCCACTAAAAAATGAGGAACCGAAGAAAAGCCTAACAGAATCTTCCAGCACAAAGCCTTCGCTACACCGGCTACAGTCTTCGCTGCATTCTCGAAAAGGCTCAGTGGACgacgaggagaaggaaggaggaggagagcagggggagggcgaAGAAAGAACCACAGACAGTTCACTCCTTAAACTGGCACGCCAGAGTGAAGACTTCCCAGCCATGCCAAGAGTAGACCCTGCCCATCTGCCACGCCACAGAGTCTGGCCCCAGTATGAGGTTCTGGACACAAGTCCTTCTAAGCAGCATGCCAGGAGAACCAGGGAACCCCCAGCCGTGCCAGGAGGACGAAGACCTGACAGACAGAACATCAGGCACGCACAAGCACTGAAGCCTCTTCTGCGCTACGGAGCCCCATCCCAGGTCAACAGAAGAAATGACGTGTCTGGGGCTGTCTGGTTATCCTTGAGGGAGAGACATATCCTAACTGGGGGCAGAAGTGAGGGGATTATTCCCTTTTCTGGCACTTTGATGCTTGACACAATGGAGCTGGCACCAGGGGTGTCTGTGAAGGGCCCACAGGGTACCAGGAGTAGACCACTGAAAGGGAACCCAGCCCAGCTGGAACCCAGTGCAGAGTCTAGGCCCATACGGATCAATGTTCCGGTGCCAGTATTTCCCCTAGAACAGCTTACAGCTGGAGCAACTCCTCGTGTTACCCCTCTGCTCTGA